Proteins encoded in a region of the Streptomyces akebiae genome:
- a CDS encoding AAA family ATPase: MRLHRLDIAAFGPFGGTESVDFDDLSAAGLFLLHGPTGAGKTSVLDAVCYALYGSVPGARQSGQGMNLRSDHAAPSTRTEVRLELTVAGRRLEITRQPPWERPKKRGTGTTIEKAQSWLREYDAVAGSWKDLSRSHQEIGEEITQVLGMSREQFCQVVLLPQGDFARFLRADAEARGRLLGRLFDTHHFAAVEKRLADRRRETEARVREGDAALLADAHRMQQAAGDAPDLPELAPGDPGLADAVLAWAAVARSTARERLTIAHCARAAAESARAAADRVLADVRERARLQRRFAEARERAARLEERADAHREDRARMERARKAEAVAPALELRDAAEADHRRATAEEEDARARLEGAYADAGAAGLAAAARRASEELGALESARRAERRLAVLRTEQAELDSEERADEGVLQDAEGWLAEWESTRAALQSRIESAQEAAARAEQLAVRREPAEQRLAAARQRDQLGRDTDEAQARVLRLAERAAQARTHWLDLKEQRLSGIAAELAAGLVEGQPCAVCGGTEHPEPAQKVAGHVDREAEEEALAAFQRADEERAGAERQLGLAQRALAAAGAEAGDAPTERLAATAAELEREHTQARRRAVDLHPAQEALLHAEQERDRRAAARQEAAVRAASRETRRDTLARERATLEAELTQARGDAESVAELAGRLEAWAAKLGGAAEAARVADDTAQRLKDADARLADAAFRAGFDTPRDAAAAVLDDAAHRDLQHRLDAWQSEEAAVRAVLAEPETAAAAEQPPADLATAERDAEAATRRLQDAVSAWDAAERRRTELDRLSARAAVSVRGLAPLREEYDRVARMAGLAAGTSADNERRMRLEAYVLAARLEQVAAAATVRLQRMSSGRYTLVHSDDRAGRGRSGLGLHVVDAWTGRERDTATLSGGETFFASLALALGLADVVTDEAGGVRLDTLFIDEGFGSLDDQTLDEVLDVLDALRERDRSVGIVSHVADLRRRVHAQLEVVKERTGSVVRQRGR; encoded by the coding sequence ATGAGACTCCACCGGCTCGACATCGCCGCCTTCGGCCCCTTCGGCGGCACCGAGTCCGTCGACTTCGACGACCTCTCGGCCGCCGGACTCTTCCTGCTGCACGGCCCGACCGGCGCCGGCAAGACCTCGGTCCTGGACGCCGTCTGCTACGCGCTGTACGGCTCGGTGCCGGGGGCCCGGCAGAGCGGCCAGGGCATGAACCTGCGCAGCGACCACGCGGCGCCCTCGACCCGCACCGAGGTCCGCCTCGAACTCACCGTCGCCGGACGCCGGTTGGAGATCACCCGGCAGCCCCCCTGGGAGCGGCCCAAGAAACGCGGCACGGGCACCACGATCGAGAAGGCGCAGAGCTGGCTGCGCGAGTACGACGCGGTCGCCGGCTCCTGGAAGGACCTCAGCCGCTCCCACCAGGAGATCGGCGAGGAGATCACCCAGGTCCTGGGGATGAGCCGGGAACAGTTCTGCCAGGTCGTGCTCTTGCCGCAGGGCGACTTCGCGCGGTTCCTGCGTGCCGACGCCGAGGCGCGCGGGCGGCTCCTCGGCCGCCTCTTCGACACCCACCACTTCGCCGCCGTCGAGAAGCGGCTCGCCGACCGCCGCCGGGAGACCGAGGCCCGGGTGCGCGAGGGCGACGCGGCCCTGCTCGCCGACGCCCACCGGATGCAGCAGGCGGCGGGGGACGCCCCGGACCTGCCCGAGCTGGCACCCGGGGACCCCGGTCTCGCCGACGCGGTCCTCGCCTGGGCCGCCGTCGCCCGCAGCACCGCCCGGGAACGGCTCACCATCGCCCACTGCGCGCGGGCGGCGGCTGAGTCGGCCCGGGCCGCGGCCGACCGCGTCCTGGCCGACGTACGAGAACGGGCGCGGCTGCAACGGCGGTTCGCGGAGGCCCGGGAGCGGGCCGCACGGCTGGAGGAACGGGCGGACGCCCACCGGGAGGACCGGGCGCGGATGGAGCGCGCCCGCAAGGCGGAGGCCGTCGCTCCGGCACTGGAGCTGAGGGACGCGGCCGAGGCCGACCACCGGCGGGCGACGGCGGAGGAGGAGGACGCCCGAGCGCGCCTGGAGGGAGCGTACGCCGACGCGGGTGCCGCCGGACTGGCTGCTGCCGCCCGCAGGGCCTCGGAGGAGTTGGGGGCGCTGGAGTCGGCCCGTCGTGCCGAGCGGCGGCTCGCCGTACTCCGCACCGAGCAGGCCGAGTTGGACAGCGAGGAGCGGGCGGACGAGGGCGTCCTGCAGGACGCCGAGGGCTGGCTCGCCGAGTGGGAGTCCACCCGGGCCGCCCTGCAGAGCCGTATCGAGTCCGCGCAGGAGGCCGCCGCCCGCGCCGAACAGCTCGCCGTGCGGCGGGAGCCCGCCGAGCAGCGGCTCGCCGCCGCCCGTCAGCGCGACCAGCTCGGCCGCGACACCGACGAGGCCCAGGCGCGGGTGCTCCGGCTGGCCGAGCGGGCGGCGCAGGCCCGCACCCACTGGCTGGACCTCAAGGAACAGCGGCTGTCGGGGATCGCGGCGGAGTTGGCCGCCGGACTCGTCGAGGGGCAGCCGTGCGCCGTCTGCGGCGGCACGGAACACCCCGAACCCGCCCAGAAGGTCGCAGGACATGTCGACCGGGAGGCGGAGGAGGAGGCACTCGCCGCGTTCCAGCGGGCCGACGAGGAGCGGGCCGGGGCCGAGCGGCAACTGGGTCTCGCGCAGCGGGCGTTGGCCGCCGCCGGCGCCGAGGCGGGCGACGCGCCGACCGAGCGGCTCGCGGCGACGGCGGCGGAGCTGGAGCGGGAGCACACGCAGGCCCGGCGTCGCGCCGTCGACCTCCACCCCGCCCAGGAGGCGCTGCTGCACGCCGAGCAGGAGCGCGACCGGCGGGCCGCCGCACGACAGGAGGCGGCGGTCAGGGCCGCGTCCCGCGAGACCCGGCGCGACACGCTGGCGCGGGAACGAGCCACCCTGGAGGCCGAGTTGACGCAGGCCCGGGGCGACGCCGAGAGCGTGGCCGAGCTGGCCGGGCGGCTGGAGGCGTGGGCCGCGAAGCTCGGTGGGGCCGCCGAGGCCGCCCGAGTGGCCGACGACACCGCGCAGCGTCTGAAGGACGCCGACGCGCGCCTCGCCGACGCGGCGTTCCGCGCCGGGTTCGACACGCCACGGGACGCGGCCGCGGCCGTGCTCGACGACGCCGCCCACCGCGATCTCCAACACCGCCTCGACGCCTGGCAGTCGGAGGAGGCGGCCGTACGGGCGGTGCTCGCCGAGCCCGAGACGGCCGCCGCGGCCGAGCAGCCGCCCGCCGACCTCGCGACCGCCGAACGGGATGCCGAAGCCGCCACCCGGCGTCTCCAGGACGCGGTCTCCGCGTGGGACGCCGCCGAGCGGCGCCGCACGGAACTCGACCGGCTGTCCGCGCGGGCCGCCGTCTCCGTGCGCGGGCTGGCACCGCTGCGCGAGGAGTACGACCGTGTCGCCCGGATGGCGGGCCTCGCGGCCGGCACCTCCGCCGACAACGAGCGCCGGATGCGCCTGGAGGCGTACGTCCTCGCCGCCCGTCTGGAACAGGTCGCCGCCGCCGCGACCGTACGGCTCCAGCGGATGTCCTCCGGCCGCTACACCCTCGTCCACTCCGACGACCGTGCCGGACGCGGTCGCAGCGGTCTCGGACTGCACGTCGTCGACGCCTGGACGGGGCGGGAGCGGGACACGGCCACGCTCTCCGGCGGGGAGACGTTCTTCGCCTCCCTCGCGCTCGCCCTCGGTCTGGCCGACGTCGTCACCGACGAGGCGGGCGGCGTACGGCTCGACACCCTCTTCATCGACGAGGGGTTCGGCAGCCTCGACGACCAGACCCTCGACGAGGTCCTCGACGTCCTCGACGCACTGCGCGAACGCGACCGCAGTGTCGGCATCGTCAGTCACGTCGCCGACCTGCGCAGGCGGGTCCACGCGCAGTTGGAGGTCGTGAAGGAGCGGACGGGATCGGTCGTGCGGCAGCGGGGCCGGTGA
- a CDS encoding ABC transporter ATP-binding protein, with the protein MGTTDTRGSTPGRSAVVLALRRYGRELLRLRRLALPALLLPAVGNIGIRYVAPLLIAKLAGQAADEGGLTLGSALPYVVGFGVTLLLAEAVWRVGQHCLNRVDALGMEHLYVSGMDELLAKDAAFFHDNFAGSLTKRVLSFGKRFEDFVDTLTYRIVGSVVPLLFGAVVLWSYEPMLVVGLLLMIAVTVVAATPLIRRRQRLVNDREAAVARVSGHVADSLVNMETIRAFAAERREAEEHRSRVADSRRLTLRSWDYGNLRVDVLIAPMSVLTNVLGLLVAIAFGGSGRGVEEVVVAFTYYSNATQIMFEFNQIYRRLESSMTEAAQFTELLLDPPTVLDPTDPEPLAPRDTGVRFETVTFAHAGAKPIFQGLDLDVPAGARIGLVGRSGGGKTTLTRLLLRMSDIDDGRILIGGQDISRLRQTDLRSLIAYVPQEPAMFHRSLRDNIAFARPGATDEEIRAAAEAAHVTEFVGQLPDGFATLVGERGVKLSGGQRQRVALARAILRDAPVLLLDEATSALDSESEILVQDALWRLMDGRTALVVAHRLSTVAGMDRLVVLDRGNVVEQGTHEELLTANGAYAKLWQHQSGGFLGESAETDLAGTVGGAGLGGLPAPAGPAPTGS; encoded by the coding sequence ATGGGGACAACAGATACGCGAGGGTCGACGCCGGGCAGGAGCGCGGTCGTTCTGGCCCTGCGCCGCTACGGTCGGGAACTGCTGCGCCTACGACGACTGGCCCTGCCCGCGCTGCTGCTGCCGGCCGTGGGCAACATCGGCATCCGCTATGTCGCCCCCCTGCTGATCGCCAAACTGGCAGGTCAGGCCGCCGACGAGGGCGGTCTCACCCTCGGCTCGGCGCTGCCGTACGTGGTGGGATTCGGTGTGACACTGCTGCTCGCCGAGGCCGTGTGGCGGGTCGGGCAGCACTGCCTGAACCGTGTGGACGCCCTCGGTATGGAACACCTGTACGTGAGCGGCATGGATGAACTCCTCGCCAAGGACGCGGCGTTCTTCCACGACAACTTCGCCGGCTCCCTGACCAAACGGGTGCTGAGCTTCGGCAAGCGCTTCGAGGACTTCGTCGACACGCTGACCTACCGGATCGTGGGCAGTGTCGTCCCCCTGCTGTTCGGGGCCGTGGTGCTGTGGAGCTACGAACCGATGCTCGTCGTCGGCCTCCTGCTGATGATCGCGGTGACCGTGGTGGCCGCGACACCGCTGATCCGCCGTCGGCAGCGGCTCGTCAACGACCGTGAGGCGGCGGTCGCCCGGGTCTCCGGCCATGTCGCCGACAGCCTCGTGAACATGGAGACCATCCGGGCGTTCGCGGCCGAGCGGCGGGAGGCCGAGGAACACCGCAGCCGCGTCGCGGATTCCCGGCGCCTGACGCTGCGGTCGTGGGACTACGGCAATCTGCGCGTCGACGTCCTGATCGCCCCCATGTCCGTCCTGACCAACGTGCTGGGGCTGCTGGTCGCCATCGCCTTCGGGGGCTCGGGCCGGGGGGTGGAGGAGGTCGTCGTCGCCTTCACCTACTACTCCAACGCGACCCAGATCATGTTCGAGTTCAACCAGATCTACCGGCGTCTGGAAAGCTCGATGACCGAGGCGGCGCAGTTCACCGAACTGCTGCTGGATCCGCCCACGGTGCTCGACCCGACGGATCCCGAACCTCTCGCCCCGCGCGACACAGGCGTCCGCTTCGAGACGGTGACCTTCGCCCACGCGGGCGCGAAGCCGATCTTCCAGGGACTCGACCTGGATGTGCCCGCGGGCGCGCGCATCGGGCTGGTCGGCAGGTCCGGCGGCGGCAAGACCACGCTCACCCGGCTCCTGCTGCGGATGTCGGACATCGACGACGGACGCATCCTCATCGGCGGGCAGGACATCAGCCGGCTGCGCCAGACCGACCTGCGCTCGCTGATCGCCTACGTCCCGCAGGAACCCGCCATGTTCCACCGCAGCCTGCGGGACAACATCGCCTTCGCCCGGCCCGGTGCCACCGACGAGGAGATCCGTGCGGCGGCCGAGGCCGCGCACGTCACGGAGTTCGTCGGCCAACTCCCCGACGGCTTCGCCACGCTGGTGGGGGAGCGGGGAGTGAAACTCTCGGGCGGCCAGCGCCAGCGCGTCGCGCTCGCGCGGGCCATCCTGCGCGACGCCCCGGTCCTGCTCCTCGACGAGGCGACCAGCGCGCTGGACTCGGAGAGCGAGATCCTCGTCCAGGACGCCCTGTGGCGGCTGATGGACGGACGGACGGCCCTCGTGGTCGCCCACCGTCTGAGCACCGTCGCCGGCATGGACCGTCTCGTCGTCCTCGACCGCGGGAACGTCGTCGAACAGGGCACCCACGAGGAACTGCTCACGGCGAACGGCGCCTACGCCAAGCTGTGGCAGCACCAGTCGGGCGGCTTCCTCGGCGAGAGCGCCGAGACCGACCTCGCGGGAACGGTCGGGGGCGCCGGTCTCGGTGGCCTGCCCGCACCGGCCGGCCCGGCGCCGACAGGGAGCTGA
- a CDS encoding Lrp/AsnC family transcriptional regulator, whose translation MATNSPYLPDATDWRILEVLQREGRASFAELARAVSMSASAVTERVRRLEEAGVIQGYAAVVDPERLGLPILAFVRLRYPHGNYKPFHDLVAVTPEILEAHHVTGDDCFVIKVAARSMRHLEEVSGRIGALGSVTTSVVYSSPLPRRPLGH comes from the coding sequence ATGGCCACGAATTCCCCGTATCTGCCCGATGCCACCGACTGGCGCATCCTGGAGGTCCTCCAGCGCGAGGGCCGGGCCAGTTTCGCCGAGCTCGCCCGCGCCGTGTCGATGTCGGCGAGCGCCGTCACCGAGCGGGTGCGGCGGCTGGAGGAGGCGGGCGTGATCCAAGGCTACGCGGCCGTCGTGGACCCGGAGCGGCTGGGGCTGCCGATCCTGGCGTTCGTCCGCCTGCGCTACCCCCACGGGAACTACAAGCCGTTCCACGACCTGGTGGCCGTCACGCCCGAGATCCTGGAGGCGCACCACGTCACGGGCGACGACTGTTTCGTGATCAAGGTCGCGGCCCGTTCGATGCGCCATCTGGAGGAGGTGTCGGGCAGGATCGGCGCACTCGGTTCGGTGACGACGAGCGTCGTCTACTCCTCACCGCTGCCCCGGCGCCCGCTGGGTCACTGA
- a CDS encoding exonuclease SbcCD subunit D, translating into MRILHTSDWHLGRTFHRVNMLGAQAEFIGRLVATVRERDVDAVVVAGDVYDRAVPPLAAVELFDDALHRLAELDVPTVMISGNHDSARRLGVAAGLIDRAGIHLRTSASAAGTPVLLSDAHGDVAFYGLPYLEPALVKDEFGVEKAGHETVLAAAMDRVRADLATRPTGTRSVVLAHAFVTGGEPSDSERDISVGGVSSVPAGVFDGVDYVALGHLHGSQTLTDRVRYSGSPLPYSFSEAEHRKSMWLVDLGADGSVDAERIDCPVPRPLARIRGRLDDLLADPDLARHEEAWVEATLTDPVRPAEPMARLCERFPHTLSLVFDPERAPGDPDVSYARRLAGRDDQQIAEDFVAHVRGTGPDEHERTVLRDAFDAVRADETVREVAR; encoded by the coding sequence TTGAGAATTCTGCACACCTCCGACTGGCATCTGGGTCGGACGTTCCACCGGGTGAACATGCTCGGCGCGCAGGCCGAGTTCATCGGTCGTCTGGTCGCGACGGTGCGAGAGCGCGACGTCGACGCGGTGGTCGTGGCCGGGGACGTGTACGACCGGGCGGTGCCGCCGCTGGCCGCGGTCGAGCTCTTCGACGACGCCCTGCACCGCCTGGCCGAGCTGGACGTGCCCACGGTGATGATCTCCGGGAACCACGACTCGGCGCGACGGCTCGGTGTCGCGGCGGGCCTCATCGACCGGGCCGGCATCCATCTGCGGACGTCGGCCTCGGCCGCCGGGACGCCCGTGCTGCTGTCGGACGCCCACGGCGACGTCGCCTTCTACGGGCTGCCGTACCTCGAACCCGCCCTTGTGAAGGACGAGTTCGGGGTCGAGAAGGCGGGCCACGAAACGGTGCTCGCCGCCGCCATGGACCGCGTCCGGGCCGACCTCGCCACCCGGCCGACGGGCACCCGTTCCGTCGTCCTCGCCCATGCCTTCGTCACCGGCGGCGAACCCAGCGACAGCGAGCGGGACATCTCCGTCGGCGGCGTCTCCTCCGTGCCCGCCGGTGTCTTCGACGGTGTCGACTACGTCGCGCTGGGTCATCTGCACGGCAGCCAGACCCTCACCGACCGCGTGCGCTACTCGGGTTCCCCGCTGCCCTACTCCTTCTCCGAGGCCGAGCACCGCAAGAGCATGTGGCTGGTGGACCTCGGAGCCGACGGTTCGGTCGACGCCGAGCGGATCGACTGCCCCGTGCCACGGCCCCTCGCCCGGATCCGAGGGCGGTTGGACGACCTGCTCGCCGATCCGGACCTGGCCCGGCACGAGGAGGCATGGGTCGAGGCCACCCTGACCGACCCCGTCCGGCCGGCCGAGCCCATGGCCCGGCTGTGCGAACGCTTCCCGCACACGCTCAGTCTCGTCTTCGACCCCGAACGAGCCCCCGGCGACCCGGACGTCTCCTACGCCCGGCGCCTCGCCGGCCGGGACGACCAGCAGATCGCCGAGGACTTCGTGGCCCACGTCCGCGGTACCGGCCCCGACGAACACGAACGGACCGTGCTCAGGGACGCGTTCGACGCCGTACGGGCCGACGAGACGGTCCGGGAGGTCGCCCGATGA